From the genome of Eremothecium gossypii ATCC 10895 chromosome I, complete sequence:
CCCTTGATGCCGCCGGACAACGTGTGGTAGCGATGCGCTGAAATCTCTTCCTCTGTCAAAAGCTTCATGGTCTGTTATAATCTTTGTGCCCTGTGTACTCGATAGCGTCAGCCGGGATACCAGGTAGATATCGAGCGTAAAATAGCTGTGTTATTAATGAAAACTACTACGGCGCTTGCGATGACAGTTCCACCGGGTGTAGGATGAGTCTCTGCGCAGTGCTTTTATACTTTTTTTTCTTTCTATCAGCATCCAGTTGGCCAGCCTAGGCGCAAAAGGTTCTTACAAACTGCCCAGATGGTTCCGTAGCTGACTGACCATCACAGGGGCGCCGGGCGGCCCGATCTAGTGGATCTTATGCCTTGTTATTGGCTATACAGTGTGCGCGGAACCGCGAACAGCCGGAGCCACCCGAGCCGTTACGTAATGACATGGCCGCCCGCAACTCTCCGGTGGCCTTGTCTAGCACCGGGATAGCGTCGTTAAAGGCTTCTAATGCCAAAAATAAGCTAATTTTGGTTGGGCGCTCGGAGGCTGATTTTGACTACCAAGAGGTTTTGTTCGTATAGCGCTGTCGCAACGAGAACCACAACGTAGCGCTACGCGCCAGTATGGCATCGCAGGAACGATGAGGACAAAATAGAACTACGAAAAAAATGGCAGCCGCTTCCAGCATAACGCGAGCAATCACCGCCCCACCCATCGCGTGATACACTGTTGCGCAACTGGATGGAGGGGCTGTGTCACGGTGCCTGGGCTGCCAGTGGCAGCACAAAATAGTAGCAGGAGCGCGGCAAGGACCAATGTCTTAGAGCTCGGCAGGCTGGCATGGCGTGCGGGCTAATTTGGGGGCGGTGGAGGCGGTGTTGTATGCTGCTGGGACTCGAAGGACGTGCGCATATCAATTTAATATAAAGTGCCACTCATGCGCCACAACTGTGGAAAAAGAAAAATTGAAAACAGAGGACCTGATTGGCCAAGATGGTGCACCGCGTGGTGCCATGCGACAAAAGAAAAAAAATATCCCAGAGAGGCAGGACTGGCGCCAACGGTGTCAGTGGGATATTTGGCGTGACAGCGTCGATCCAGACGCGCAAGCTCCACATACGTCTGACAGCGCCAGAGCTCAAGATGTTTTGTGGATATACGGATCTTACGTTTGCTGTAGTCGCACAATGAATGGTCGATCCTTTCACTAAGAATAAGTTGTAGTTGTTCTTTTTAGTTACACACACAAGTAAATGGAAGCTGCCAAAGTTCCAAAGCAACAAGAGGAATGTTATACAAGAGGACAGTTTATTGGCTCTTATCGGTTCTATTACTATCTGATGGAATCAGTGCAGAGGAATATGTGATCACTTTGAAGGCACCCAAAACTTTAAGTAAATTGTTGGCAGTGAAGTTGGGCAACCGCACACTAAAGCAAATACTCGATGCCAGAATCAAGCAGAAGTTTTCTTTCGGAAAGTTTGAGGCTATCACCGTGGACATTCCGCCGTTCCTTGCTGATACATTGACAGAGAACAAGTGGATCTCCCACATTTCGCTCAACGAGGAGTATAACCTTTTGGGTGACGAGTATGCGGGAGAAGAAGACACGGGGGATGACAATGGGGACGAATTCGAGAACGAGAGCGACGATGATGACGGGGATGAcgaagatgaagaagaggaagaagaggaGGACGGAGATGGTGAGGACGGagatgacgacgacgatACAGAGGAGGATGATAGCAGAGGACCTCCTCGGCCAGAGTACCCCGTAGCTCCACCAAGTCCCCAGCGTCCAGTGTTCCCACCGGAACCTGAAACTCCTATCGAAGTACCTGATCCTGAGCCCGAACCTCCGGTCGAATTTCCTGAACCCGAAGAACCGATTGAAAAGCCCGGGCCGAAGAGACCCGTCAATCCGCCAGAGGATGAAGAACCATATAATCCACCCGAACCGGAAGCACCCGCTGAACCACAACCCGACCATCCCATCAGTCCTCCAGAGTCGGAACAGCCATCGGATCCCGACACTCAGCCTCCCAATGATCCGCCATCTTTCGATCCACAACCAGACCAGCCAGTTGAGAGACCAGACCTTGATAGACCTGAGCCAGAGAAACCGGGCAATGATGAACCTTCAGAAGGAgcaccagagtttcctaCCAACCCAGAAGAGCCACAACCACCTAGCGACTCCCCCGAAACACCCGAACCATCTAATCCTCCAGAGTCCGATCCTATCGTTCCATCGGACCCCGAGACCCCATCTGATCCAGAACCTGAACAACCAGTAGATGTACCGGTCCCTGCCCCAGTCACTCCACCAGGACCAGAAGAACCAACCAGTACCCCAGACCCTGACTCGCCACCAGATAAGGAACAGAGGCCAGATGACTTCGACCAGCCACGCGAGAACCCTAATGACCAGCAACCCTCCCCCAACCCTGATCGCCCAGAACCTATCAGAGGTATTCCAGCTGAACCTGTTGCAGGAGCACCTGGTGAGGGGCTGCATCAATACGCTATACAGGTTGATGCACCTCGCCATTTGGCGCGTACTTGCCGGCGTACCGGCCTACCGTTCGATCCCTCTGGCGACAAAGAGTACACCTTCAACTACTATTACGACGAGGAGCACTTGGGCGAGGGAGTCAACGTCTATGTATTGGACAGTGGCATTTACAAGAGCCATCCAGAGTTCGATGGTAGAGCACATTTCGGCATCGACACTACAAAAGAGGGGCCTGGCGATCTAAATGGCCATGGTACACATGTCGCAGGTTTGGTCGGATCCAGAACGTTTGGTATTGCCAAGAAAGCAAATATCTACGAGATCAAAGTCATGACTGTCGATGGTCGGGGGAGCACTTCCAACATAATTGCAGGGGTTGAGTTTGCAGTCAAGCATTGCCAGCAAAGCGGCAAAAGGTGTGTGGCAAACATGAGCCTTGGAGGTCTTAGTTTTGGCCACAGCGCCCTTGATAGTGCAGTCGAAGCTGCAATTGAGGAGGGTCTTGTTTTCGTGGTAGCCGCAGGCAACTCCAAGGAGAGGGCATGCTGGTATAGTCCTGCGAAGGTGAAAACTGCCATCACCGTGGGAGCTTTCGATGACCGCTCCGACATCATTGCATCTTTTTCAAATTATGGCAAGTGTGTGGATATTTTTGCACCAGGTGTCGCTGTCGCTTCTTTGTCGAACAGCCCCTCGAATACCATGCGTGTGTTGAACGGCACCTCCATGTCTGCGCCGATCACGGCAGGTGTGGTAGCCGTATTACTAGACCAAGGCATTGAGCCCCACGAGGTCAAAGATCATTTACTTTCCATCTCGACAAAGGGCTTGTTCCATAAACGGAGGCTCGTCAGTTCTAGAACACCTGATCGTGCTCTTTTCACTGGTGTGAAGCGGGAAGATGATTCGTTCAGCACCGAAAAGTTTCCTTTTGTGAACGAAGAGGCATACCTAAAATTTATTGGCGATGACCTCAAGAAAGTGCAGGGACCATCCTTGTTTAGAAAGGTCTTGCGTTCATCGCTAAGTAAAGTCATTTAATCGAAATATAGTACTTACCATTAGAGATATATTTTCTAACGAATACTTACGTAAGTTCAAATCGAGGGAATGCAAGTACTTAATATGTGCAAGAGAGTAGTCGGCTGCCCAGGCAGCAACGCTTTGGGGCCGATAAGCCGCGACGCAGGCACTAGCGGCATCAGAGCACCAATCATGCGCAGCCAGAGCCCACCAGGTAAATGTACAAGTCGCCCCATTTGTGGCACCAGAATCCCGATCATCAGCCCAGCTATAGCAGAAGTGTCTTGAGGCCGCACCAGCCAGCTGCGACAAGCGCCATACTACCGGATGCATAGTACATTGGCTTTAGGCCCTTCGAACTCTTGAACAGGGCGCCGGCAATGGCGCCGGAGGCAATAGACCCTGCGGCATCGTGCTTGCCGCGCAAGCCCTCAATCGTAGAGTTGATCAGGTTGTAAGTCAGAGCCAGAACACCCGCGTTGTTCCCCAAGAATGGACCGCGGCGTGTGATGTGGTTCAGCACTGTGTTAAGCTGCAGTTTCCCCGGCGCGTTGGGAGGGATGTTGCGCAAGCCCTCAAAGAACCCGTATGCGCCTCCGAGCCCCAGCCCGGTCAGATAGACGGACCCCGTCCCGTAACAAAGGTCGTCCGTCCACCCGCGCGACGGAATCAGACCCTGTGACCCTTCTACACTGGAGAGCTTTTCCTCGTCCAGGTCCAGATATTCCACGCCCCGTTCCAACCCGGCAAGTGGGTGCAACCGCGAGGGATCCAGAGCCCCTGGGGTCGCGATGATGTTCGCCACGTTCGTCACTTGCTGGGGATCGAAACCCAGGGTCTCCTGCAGCTTCCGGTCATCTGCACCGGAGTCCTGCTTCTTACTGCCAAACAGAAAAGACATATCCCACCGCAATTCTTTTGTCTGATACCCTTGTCTGGCACTTACCTTGTGACTCCCTTCAACTGGCCTATGCTCCGTAGGCCCGCCGTCGTGCTTCACCTGGTGGTGGCTCTGCGCTCTAGTAGCCCGGCGACTGCTGGCCGAAAATTTTTCAttcatcacgtgacacatGTAGTCACGTGCAATTTTCTCAACAGCGTCAGGGTGTAAGAATGTAAGTAATCGTAATAATTAAAAGAATAACAGCTATTAATACATAGTACTGCGGGTTACTGCGGTAAAGAGAGTGTGTTGCAACCCTTGGTATTTCATCTAAGAATAAATTGATAAGCTCTACACTCGCGAACTCTTCTGCCACTGGCGTAATAAGAGTAGCCATTTCATGAAGAGTTTTATTTGGTTATTCGCAAGCAAGTCTTCGTTCTCGGGTAATAACCGCTTTCTCGGTTAGAGATATTTGCTCAAGCTTCCGTAAAATAAATAGATGCTTTATAATCCTTGTATCTATGTCCCTGGTGCTTTGTAGCTGACTTTTTGGGGTAACTCTTAGTGAACTCGGCTATTACATTGAACCTATATTCTCCAGATACGTCATCGATATGGACTTTCTCAAAGATCCTCAGACGCCTGCCTTTGAGAACGGCAATGCGTCTTCTGTAGAAGATGCCGGGACACACAATGTTGAATTTTTCGTGGTTTTCTCGTAATTTTGAAGCTTATGTTTGTATTTATTGCAGAGTTTACGTTGCTCATCGGGCAAATTAAACTTGGTCTGCAATAATTCGATTATGACGACACACCTGTAATCTTTTTGAGACTCCTATTCTTGCACGCCAATAAAGCGGGATGATCGGCTTGTATCTTAAAGTGTTTGTAATCTAAGAGGTAGTTAAGGTGTTACGGCGCCCGAAATATCCCAAGTAGTTCTAGTTCACCTGCAGAGTACCCCTGTTCTGCTTGTTGGTCGGCTTTGGAGAAAAATTCGACGGCCCCCATGGGCTTACCGTCGGTCAATTCTTCGAGTGCTGCGCTTAATCCATACTAGGCTCCATCAGTAGTTAGTCTGCACTGACCATTCGGATTAAATGGAACGACCACATGCGGTGGCGTTAGGAATTATTTTACCTTTTCGAAATCCTTATCCTCTTCACCAGACCATTTCTTCTTCTAGCCGACAAAGTGACGAAAGGGTTAAGTGGTCGTAAGCATCCAGGTATGTATCTCGGGAGTAATTGCATGCCTAAAAAGCTTTTTTGCCGAGATATCCATTTTTGTTTTGGGTAAGTTGGCTACCGTTTCACAGTTTTCGATGAGAGGGCCTTATTGATTTAATTTGTGCAGTCTGTCTCACTGCTTCCAGTGTTCTTTGGTTTCGCTCAAATGAGTGTATCACGCAGGTATACGCATCGATGGCATTCGTCTAAATAAATCTGCCACACATCGAGCGAACGTACTGGGAGCATTTACCAGTCCGAATGGCATGGACTTGAGTTGGTCTTTGCCGCTGGACGTGATAATACTGTCTTGTAACAGTCTTCGGCGATAGAGACCTGATAATATCCACTGTGCAAATCGGTAGTGGTAAATATCGTTGCTGTACCAAGTCTCCACACCATCAATCCTGGGTAATGGGAATGTATTTTTTACCGTTATCTTAGTCAGCGCTTTGTAATCAATGTACACCCATGCTCTTCTGTTTTATTTACTAGCATAGCTGGACTAGCGCAAGGGGCCTCAGATAGTTCTATCAATGCCTATCAAATCCTTCTGCAATATCCCTGGGAAGAGAGCCTAGCCTAAATGCTCGTTCTTTTCGCGGCCTTTCTGCCCTCCTATGTATATTACAGCTAGAGTGTCGCAAGCAAGCCATAGAAATAGTACATTGTCCTGGGAACGATGATTTACTGTGCGTTGCTGCTCCACAGATTCACCTGTTCGGCATCGAATAATTAGCGTTCGATTGCCGCCAGTGTGATGCCTTATACCGGCATACTAAAACAGGGTCCTCGCTCGAATCGTGGTTCACGAATGATTCCCTCCATGAGTTCCCATCGCGTAGAGCATCATATGCGCGGACAGCGCCACGGGAGCGAGCCACAGTGCCACGGGAGCGAGCGACAGCGCAGTCTACGGCAGCACGGAGCGACCATTCTTTACGCGGCACGTCACAGTGCAGAGGTCCTTTTCTACGAGGCCAGCGTGTAGCGGCCGTCATGGTGATGTCACAGTCACGTGCTGTCTTACCTCATCTGTTGGAAACCCACACATTCAGTAAGCCCAACAATTCCCCTGCCCAGCAAGGCCAGGTCGGCGGCTCCGCGCTAGTCAACAACTACACACTATTCCAACAATTCCAGCGCGGACCAGACAAGATATAAAGTGCGGCCGCGTGTAGTCCAGTAGTGTACGTGCGCAGTACCCATACTCAGTTCATTTCACTGAAGGTACAGGTATGTTTAGTTGCCGCGCTGGCAAGGTCCATGTGAAATTTATGGGGTCACGTGAGCGTTTTCGGCATGTCCGGAACTGCGCAATTTGATTTGAAGGATGGCAGACAACTTCAAGCGAAATGGTGCATTATAAATGAGCGGCAGAGCCTGTGGAGGCAGGCAGAAAACGTGACTCCCGCACACAAGCGTTTTGACTAACCTTACGCCATCCAGACTTTTGATCTTTCTCCAGCGAACGCCACTATATCGCCTGACCTGGCCAGTGATCAGACGGACACGGGAGCCTTTGCGAGTACTTACACTAGTGAAAAGACTGAGAAGTTGGACCAAGCTGCAGCCGCAGACAATTGATGCACAGCAGGCCAACAAAATGAGCGAAGGGAGTTTTACAGAGGCCATGGAGTCACAGAAACGGTACGAGTTCACAGACTACTCGGCCAAGCACGCCCGGCTAGCGCCTCACTTCATCGGTCTGAATACCGTGGAACAGGCGGAGGCGTCGCCGCTGCGCGACTACGTGCGGCTTCACGGCGGCCACACGGTCATCTCGAAGATCCTGATTGCGAACAACGGGATTGCTGCGGTAAAAGAGATCAGATCAGTGCGTAAGTGGGCGTATGAGACGTTCGGGGACGGAAAAGTTGTTCAGTTTGTTGTCATGGCAACACCGGAAGATCTAGAGGCGAATACCGAGTATATTCGCATGGCCGACCAGTACGTGGAGGTACCCGGCGGCACAAATAACAATAACTACGCAAATGTCGACCTGATCGTCGATGTTGCAGAGCGTGCTGACGTTGATGCAGTTTGGGCCGGATGGGGTCACGCTTCGGAGAATCCGCTCCTTCCTGAGAAGCTGGCCCGGTCGAAGCGGAAGGTAGTGTTCATTGGCCCTCCAGGGAGCGCTATGCGCTCTTTGGGAGATAAAATTTCTTCCACGATTGTCGCACAACACGCCAAGGTGCCCTGCATCCCATGGTCGGGTACTGGCGTGGACCAGGTCGAAATAGATCCGCACACTAAGCTCGTATCGGTTGCGGACGATATCTACCAGAAGGGGTGCTGCTTGTCCCCCGAAGATGGCCTAAACAAGGCTAAACAGATCGGCTTTCCAGTTATGGTGAAGGCATCTGAAGGTGGCGGAGGTAAGGGTATTCGTAAGGTTGTGAGGGAGGAAGACTTTATTTCTCTGTACCAGCAGGCTGCAAATGAAATACCAGGATCTCCTATTTTTATTATGAAGTTGGCAGGAAAGGCTCGTCATCTAGAGGTTCAACTGCTGGCCGACCAATATGGTACAAATATCTCCCTATTTGGTCGCGACTGCTCTGTTCAACGGCGGCACCAGAAGATTATAGAAGAAGCCCCAGTGACGATCGCTAAACCAGATACGTTTGCCGAAATGGAGAGGGCTGCAGTGAGATTGGGTAAATTAGTCGGCTACGTTTCTGCGGGAACAGTTGAGTACCTATATTCGCACGAAGAAGACAAGTTCTATTTCCTTGAGCTGAATCCAAGACTTCAGGTGGAACATCCTACCACCGAAATGGTCACAGGTGTAAATTTGCCTGCAGCACAGCTTCAGATCGCAATGGGCATACCGCTGCATAGAATCAGAGATATACGCTTATTCTACGGCCTTGACCCACATACTGCTACAGAGATTGATTTTGAGTTTTCTTCAGCGGATGCTTTGCAGACGCAAAGAAGGCCCATCCCCAAGGGCCACTGTACAGCATGTAGAATAACGTCAGAGGATCCAAATGAGGGTTTCAAACCGTCGGGTGGCTCTTTACACGAGTTGAACTTCCGTTCCTCTTCCAACGTCTGGGGTTATTTTTCTGTTGGTAACAACGGTGGAATTCATTCATTCTCTGATTCGCAATTTGGCCACATCTTTGCGTTTGGTGAGAACAGGCAGGCATCGAGGAAACACATGGTTGTTGCTTTAAAGGAATTATCCATAAGAGGTGACTTTAGAACTACAGTGGAATATCTAATAAAACTGCTTGAGACTGAAGATTTTGAGGATAACACTATTACTACTGGTTGGTTGGATGATTTGATCTCTCAAAAGATTTCAGCCGAAAAACCGGATCCTATGTTGGCGGTAATCTGTGGCGCTACCACCAAGGCGCACATTGCATCAGAGCAAGCGCTGCAGGAATATGCATCCTATCTCAAGCGTGGTCAAGTTCCTAATAAGAACATGCTGAAAACGATGTATCCTGTTGAGTTTATACACGAAGAGAAGAGGTATAAATTCACCGTCGCGAAGTCCGCTGATGATAGGTATAATCTTTTCATCAATGGATCTAGGTGCGAAGTTGGTCTTCGGAAATTGTCAGATGGCGGGCTATTGATAGCTGCTGGTGGTAAGTCCCATACAGTTTACTGGAAAGAGGAAGTCGCTGCAACAAGACTGTCTATAGACCACCAGACAACGCTGTTGGAGACAGAGAACGATCCCACGCAGCTGCGGACTCCGTCGCCGGGTAAGTTAGTGAACTTTTTGGTCGAATCAGGCGATCATCTCGAGGCAGGCCAACCGTATGCTGAGATCGAGGTCATGAAAATGCAAATGCCTCTCATCGCCCAGGAGAGCGGTGTCCTGCAACTACTAAGGCAACCTGGCTCTACGTTGGCCGCTGGTGACATTCTAGCCATTTTAACGCTTGATGATCCTAGTAAGGTAAAATATGCCATGCCTTTTGAAGGTATGCTTCCTGATCTTGGTGCCCCAGTGATTGAAGGAACGAAGCCAGCGTACAAATTCAGATCTCTAGTTTCGACCCTAGAGAATGTCTTAAAAGGCTACGACAATCAAGTGATTATGAATGCGTCATTACAAAAGCTAATAGAGGTCCTTAGAGACCCGCAGTTACCTTATTCAGAGTGGAAAATGCAAGTATCTGCTTTACACTCCAGGTTACCACAGGCCTTGGATCAGCAATTAGAGCAATTGGTCGAGCGTTGCCATAAAAGGTCTGCGGATTTCCCTGCAAAGCAGCTGGGAAAGATTTTAGAAAACGCTATCAACGAGCGGAAATCAGACCCATTGTTCCAGACTGTTGTGGAACCCTTGACAAGTATCACAACTCGTTACAAGACTGGGTTACAGGACCATGAGCACGCCGTTTTGGGAAGCTTTTTGGAAAATTACTATTCAGTTGAGAAGCTATTCTCTGGCTCTAAGGTTAATGAAGAGGATGTTATCCTCAAGTTACGGGATGAAAACGCCGATGACCTAAATAAGGTAGTCATGACTGTCCTTTCACATTCTCGTGTTTCTGCGAAGAATAATTTGATATCTGCCATTCTAAAGCATTACCGTCCTCTATGCAAATTATCATCCGAGGTGGCGGCTAAGATATCTGTTCCCTTGAAACATATCGTTCAGTTGGAATCCAAAGCAACTGCTAAGGTAGCCCTTCAAGCAAGGGAGATATTGATTCAGGCAGCTCTACCTTCGGTCAGAGAAAGGACAGAACAACTAGAGCACATATTGAAAAGTTCTGTGGTTAAGCCTACTTATGGTGCTACCGAGATGAACCATACGGATCCGAACATTGAGGTTTTGAAAGACCTCATTGATTCCAATTACGTGGTATTTGACGTTTTGACTCAATTTTTAAATCACAGGGATAAATATGTGAttgcagcagcagcagaagtTTACATTCGCCGGGCCTATAGAGTCTATACCGTCGGTGATATCAAGTACCATTCTGGCTTTGATACTCCAATTTTTGAATGGAAGTTCCAATTGCCATCTGCTGCCTTCACTTCGCGCCCGCAGGTTACTTCGAGGCTGGGTGTGAACAGAGCTATTTCCATCTCAGATTTGACATACGTATCTGAGGCTGAAAACCAACCTTCTAGAACAGGACTACTAGTGCCCGCCCCACATTTGGATGATGTCGACTCTATTCTATCGAATGCTCTGAGCGTAATTCCTATGCAATTGTCCCATTCCGGTCCTTTGCCAGATAGGTCTGCGGCGGCTAACCCATCATTGTCAAATGTAGTAAATGTGGTAATTTCTTCTACGGAAGGTTTCGACTCCGAGGCAGAAGTTTTGGACAGATTGAAGGAAATTTTGGAGCTAAATAAAAGCGAACTTCTCGCTTCAGCAATCAGACGCATTACATTTGTCTTTGGATACAGGGATGGCTCTTATCCAAAGTACTATACTTTCAGGGGATCTGACTATGTCGAAGATAAAACTATTCGTCACATTGAACCAGCACTAGCCTACCAGTTGGAGTTGGGTAGAATGTCAAATTTCCACATTAAGCCTATCTTCACAGAAAATAGAAATATCCATGTCTATGAAGCGATAGGTAAAAACTCACCTGTTGATAAACGTTTTTTCACCAGAGGCATTATTAGGACGGGCCGCATCAGGGATGATATCACTATTCAAGAATATTTGACTTCTGAAGCGAATAGATTAATGAGTGATATTTTGGATAACTTGGAGGTCACTGATACCTCTAATTCAGACTTAAACCATATCTTTATCAATTTCTCTGCCGTCTTTGACGTTTCGCCAGCAGACGTTGAGGCAGCGTTTGGAGGCTTCTTGGAAAGATTTGGTAAGAGACTTCTAAGGCTTCGTGTTGCTGCGGCAGAAATTCGTATCATGATAAAGGATCCGGGATCTGGGACTCCGGTTGCCCTAAGAGCGTTAATTAATAACGTTTCTGGTTACGTTGTGAGAACTGAATTGTATACTGAGGTTAAGAATGCGAACGGAGATAGAATTTTCAAATCATTGGATAAGCCTGGTTCGATGCACTTGAGGCCAATTGCAACGCCATATCCTGTGAAGGAATGGCTACAGCCAAAACGTTACAAGGCTCATTTGATGGGTACTACGTACGTGTATGACTTCCCAGAACTGTTCCGGCAAGCTACATTAAGCCAATGGAGGAAACATTCGCCGAAGATGCAGTTATCCGATGATTTCTTCATTGCGAATGAGTTGATCTCTGACGAGAATGGTGAACTAACAGAAGTTGACCGCGAGCCCGGTACTAATAGTATTGGTATGGTAGCTTTCAAGGTTACTGTTAAGACACCTGAATATCCCCATGGCCGGCAATTCGTTATTATCGCTAACGATATTACCTACATGATTGGGTCCTTTGGGCCACAAGAAGATGAATTCTTTGAGAAAGTTACCAACTATGCTAGAAAGCGTGGTATTCCCAGAATTTATCTGTCAGCGAACTCAGGAGCAAGAATTGGTATTGCTGAAGAACTTGTTCCAATGTTCTCCGTGGCTTGGAAGACCCCTGGTAATCCTGAAAAAGGCTTTGACTATCTATATTTCACGACAGAAATGTATGAAACGTTGAAGCAGTCTGGTAAAGAAAATGTCGTAATTACTGAAAGAATTGTGGAAGATGGAGAAGAGAGATACGCCATCAAGGCAATCATAGGATCAGAAGATGGTCTAGGTGTTGAGTGTCTAAGGGGTTCTGGCTTGATTGCAGGTGCAACCTCAAAAGCATACAAGGATATTTTTACGATAACCTTAGTGACATGCAGATCGGTAGGTATTGGCGCTTATTTGGTCAGATTAGGCCAGCGTGCGATCCAAGTGGAAGGACAACCTATAATTCTAACAGGTGCACCTGCTATTAACAAAGTTCTTGGCAAGGAAGTTTACTCTTCTAACTTGCAACTAGGTGGCACACAAATTATGTACAACAACGGTGTGTCCCACTTGACCGCGCAGGATGATCTAGCAGGTGTTGAACAGATAATGGAATGGCTCTCCTATATTCCAGCTAAACGTAATATGCCCGTACCTATACTGCAGTCAGAGGACAACTGGGATAGGGATGTTGAATACACACCAACACTTTCACAGCCTTATGATGTACGCTGGATGATTGAAGGCCGCCAAGGACCTGATGGATTTGAATATGGTCTGTTTGACAAGGGTTCCTTCCAGGAAACATTATCAGGCTGGGCGAGAGGCGTCGTTGTAGGCAGAGCTCGCATGGGTGGTATCCCGCTCGGTGTTATTGCCGTTGACACTCGTACAATTGAAACTGTGATCCCTGCCGATCCGGCAAACCCTGCATCCACAGAAACTTTGATTCAGGAGGCAGGCTTAGTTTGGTATCCTAACTCAGCAT
Proteins encoded in this window:
- the TIM23 gene encoding protein transporter TIM23 (Syntenic homolog of Saccharomyces cerevisiae YNR017W (TIM23)) gives rise to the protein MCHVMNEKFSASSRRATRAQSHHQVKHDGGPTEHRPVEGSHKVSARQGYQTKELRWDMSFLFGSKKQDSGADDRKLQETLGFDPQQVTNVANIIATPGALDPSRLHPLAGLERGVEYLDLDEEKLSSVEGSQGLIPSRGWTDDLCYGTGSVYLTGLGLGGAYGFFEGLRNIPPNAPGKLQLNTVLNHITRRGPFLGNNAGVLALTYNLINSTIEGLRGKHDAAGSIASGAIAGALFKSSKGLKPMYYASGSMALVAAGWCGLKTLLL
- the RRT12 gene encoding Rrt12p (Syntenic homolog of Saccharomyces cerevisiae YCR045C (RRT12)); the encoded protein is MLYKRTVYWLLSVLLLSDGISAEEYVITLKAPKTLSKLLAVKLGNRTLKQILDARIKQKFSFGKFEAITVDIPPFLADTLTENKWISHISLNEEYNLLGDEYAGEEDTGDDNGDEFENESDDDDGDDEDEEEEEEEDGDGEDGDDDDDTEEDDSRGPPRPEYPVAPPSPQRPVFPPEPETPIEVPDPEPEPPVEFPEPEEPIEKPGPKRPVNPPEDEEPYNPPEPEAPAEPQPDHPISPPESEQPSDPDTQPPNDPPSFDPQPDQPVERPDLDRPEPEKPGNDEPSEGAPEFPTNPEEPQPPSDSPETPEPSNPPESDPIVPSDPETPSDPEPEQPVDVPVPAPVTPPGPEEPTSTPDPDSPPDKEQRPDDFDQPRENPNDQQPSPNPDRPEPIRGIPAEPVAGAPGEGLHQYAIQVDAPRHLARTCRRTGLPFDPSGDKEYTFNYYYDEEHLGEGVNVYVLDSGIYKSHPEFDGRAHFGIDTTKEGPGDLNGHGTHVAGLVGSRTFGIAKKANIYEIKVMTVDGRGSTSNIIAGVEFAVKHCQQSGKRCVANMSLGGLSFGHSALDSAVEAAIEEGLVFVVAAGNSKERACWYSPAKVKTAITVGAFDDRSDIIASFSNYGKCVDIFAPGVAVASLSNSPSNTMRVLNGTSMSAPITAGVVAVLLDQGIEPHEVKDHLLSISTKGLFHKRRLVSSRTPDRALFTGVKREDDSFSTEKFPFVNEEAYLKFIGDDLKKVQGPSLFRKVLRSSLSKVI